The Paenibacillus sp. 481 DNA window AATAACACAAATAACAATAGCAAAAAACAATTGCCCGAACAGCTTCTGCATCGCAGTTAAGCCTAACGAACGTTTAAAAATAATTTTGATGTAGTCATCTAAAAAGCCAATCAAACCAAATCCGAGCGTCGCAAACAGCATCACATAAAAATCAGTGTCCATCACTGAAAATTTCAAAAATGCGAGCGTGAAGGCGAGCAAAATAATGACGCCGCCCATCGTAGGCGTGCCTGATTTTTTCAAATGGGATTGTGGCCCATCCTCTCGAACTTGCTGACCAAATTTCAACCGCTTAAGAATCGGGATGCATAACGGGCCCAATATGACGGCTAAGATAAAAGATACACCGATTGTCATTAACATCAACTTGAAGTCCATTCCTTTCACCTCCCGTTACAACGAACCGACTAATGCTCGACACTTATCCATTCATTGACAATCTCTTCGATTTTCATTCCTCGCGATGCTTTAATTAAGACGACATCTCCAGCGCTAACTTCGCTTAGCAAACGAGCTTTAAGCTCTTCTTTATCGTCAAACGAATAGACGTTATTTTCTGGATAATGTTGCCGCGCACCACGTGCAATGTCGCGTCCAAGTCGGCCGTACGTGAGTAAAAGGTCAACCTTGTCTGGTGTAATCGACGTTCCTACCTCTTCATGCAACTCAGCCTCTGTAGGCCCGAGTTCCAACATATCTCCAAGCACTGCAATACGCTTGCCTACGCAAGCGATGTTGGCAAGTACATGCAAAGCTGCTTTCATCGCATGTGGATTCGCATTGTATGCATCGTTGAGAATCGTCCAGCCGCCTGTCGTTTGGAAACGTTCAAAGCGCATGCCACTAATGCGTGCCTGTTCCAAACCCTGCGCGATCCGCTCTTCTTTAATGCCAAAACGGCGGCCAACTGCAATCGCCGCAAGTGCATTCAGTACGTTATGCTCACCTAGTATCGGCAAGCGATACGTTCGATCACTAGCTGCGTTCGCAAGTGTGAACGACATGCCGTCTTCATGGTACGTCACCTGTTGTGGACGCAAGCTACAATTGTCGCCATGACCGTAGCGTACGATATCCATCTCTTCAGGGCGAACGGTTTCCGCTTCCGCCAACACTTGGTCGATCAGCGGCTCGTCACCATCACAGATTAACACGCCTGCGTAAGGCAGTGCGCACGTGATTTCCAACTTCGCACGAGCAATCTCTTCCCGTGAACCAAGCTGAAGCAAATGAGCGTCACCAATATTCGTGACGACCGCTACGTCCGGCTCTGCCAATTGGGACAGCAGCGCAATTTCGCCGCGACCGCTCATGCCGAGCTCGACGACGAGCACTTCTGTCGTTTCTGGCATAGCCAATATCGTAAGCGGAAGTCCGAGGTGGTTATTAAAATTCCCGTCCGTCTTATGAACTTCGTATTGCTGCGCAAGCACAGACGAAATCAAATCTTTCGTCGTCGTCTTGCCGCTGCTGCCTGTCACAGCAACTACTTTAAGCGGATGCTCTTGGCGGTAAGCTGCGGCAAGCTTTTGGAGCGCTTTAAGCGTATTTTTGACGACAATGAGCGGCGCATCTTCCGGCGCGTTCTCATGGTCAGCCTGCCAAAAGGCAGCCATTGCACCATCTTGCAATGCCTGTTCAACGTAAGCATGTCCGTCGAACCGTTCACCCACAATCGGTACAAACAACGAACCTGGCATCGACATACGCGAATTCGTATTCACTCCACGTACGATACGAGCGCCGTGTTGTGCGTCCTTCAGCTTTCCACCGCACATACGTGCTATTTGGTCTAAAGTGTTTTGAATCACTACAATAATCCCCTTATCGCTTCTTTCGCCACGATCCGATCATCAAAATCGAACGTTTCTTTACCAATCAATTGGTAAGTCTCATGGCCTTTCCCCGCAATCAATACTACATCTTTAGGGCTTGCCATTTCAATAGCCTTCGTAATCGCTGCACGACGATCAACGATCAACTCGTAACGATTCTGATCGATCCCTAATTCTTGCAAACCTGCTTCAATATCGAGCAAAATGCCGTTTGGCTCCTCAGTCCGTGGGTTATCGGACGTAACAAACGAGTAGTCCGCATAGCGGGCCGAAATTTTACCCATAAGCGGGCGCTTCGTCCGGTCGCGATCTCCACCGCAGCCGAAGACACACAGCACGCGTCCTTCCGCAAATTCTTTGACGGTAGACAATACGTTCTCTAAGCCATCCGGCGTATGCGCATAATCGACGATGACCGAGAAAGGTTGGCCTGCCTCTACAGGCTCCACTCGACCGTCAACACCTGGAACCTCTTCCAAGCTGTTACGAATTTGCTCTAGCTCTACGCCTTCAATCAAGCCAACAGCAATAGCTGCAAGCGCGTTATATACATTAAATTTGCCGACCATACGCAATTGAATGGACGTGCTCCCTTTAAACGTGTGAACCGTAAAGCTTGTGCCCTTAGCTGTAATCCGAATGTTGTCCGCATAAATGTCTGCTTGCTCGGACAATCCATAAGTGATCGTCTCCGCAGCTGTCATCTCATCAAACGGTGCCGCAGCCGCATCGTCAGCGTTCAATACCGCATAGGAGCGCTCTGCTTCATTGGCTGCAAACGTATTACCTAAGCGTGAAAAGAACAGCCCTTTGGCCTCACGATACGATTCCATCGAGCCATGGTAATCCAAATGGTCCTGCGTCAAGTTCGTAAATACGGCCGCACGGAAACGACAGCCCTTTACACGCCCTTGTACAAGCGCGTGAGACGATACTTCCATCGCCACCGCCTGCACGCCCTCGTTTACCATATTACGCAAAGAGTGCTGTAATTCCAACGCATTTGGCGTCGTACCTGACATCGGGAACGACTGGCCATTATAGCGTGTTTCAATTGTGCCGATAACGCCTGCGCGCTTGTTGGCATCGTTTAATATTTTTTCAATCAAATAGGTCGTCGTCGTCTTGCCGTTCGTACCTGTAACGCCGATCAAGCTTAGCTCTTGGCTCGGCGATTCATAAAATGCATCCGCAAGTACAGCTAACGCATGACGTGCATCCTTCACGATGATTTGTGGAGCTTGCACAGGAAGCAAGCGTTCAACGACGAGCGCTGCTGCGCCTTGAGCAATCGCTTGCTCCGCATATTGATGCCCATCTAAGGCATTGCCTGAAATACAGACAAACAAAGCACCTGCTGTTACTTTGCGAGAATCTACTACCAATCCACGAATCTCTGTTTGGCCTTCGCCTTGCAATTTCGCAGAGATGAGTCGTGAAGCTAGTTCGGATAGTTGTATGGATTGCATGATTATTCCTCCGTCTCCTCACCCAAGTAGATACGGATCGTCGATCCGCGCTCTAATCGTGTGCCCGGCTTCGGGGCTTGATGAATGATTACTTTCCCCGTACCCGATGTCGATAATTGAAAATTCGTATTCATATCTTCGTAAATATCTGATAGCGATTTGCCTACTAAGTTAGGCACGACTACAACCGGCGTTTCCCCGTACTTGTACTTGCGTGCAACTTGTTTTTGCCTAGGCTCAACACCCATATAGTGCAGCGAATCTTCCATGATCCGCTTTACGATCGGAGCAGCAACTAGTCCGCCAAATTGAATCCCTTGCGGATCGTCTACTGCCGTATAAATGACGAGCTTAGGATCGTCAGCCGGAGCAAATCCGATAAATGACACAATGTGCTCGTCAGTCGAATAACGACCGTTAATAACTTTTTGCGCCGTTCCCGTTTTGCCACCGACACGATAGCCGTCAATAAACGCATTTTTACCTGTCCCCTGCGCAACGACGTGCTCTAACGCCTCACGGACTTTGCGTGACGTTTCAGGTGATATCACTTGACGTATAAGTTCTGGTTGCACATCGTCCACCACTAGCCCTGTTTCCGGTTGAACAAACGATTTGGCTACGTGTGGTTTAAAAAGCTTTCCGCCATTAATAGCAGCGGACACCGCTGTAATTTGTTGAATCGGCGTCACTGAAACCCCTTGACCAAAAGCTGTTGTGGCCAACTCTACGGGACCGACACGATTCAATTTAAATAAAATACCGCTCGCTTCTCCACTTAAATCGATACCCGTCTTTTTGCCGAAGCCAAAATCACGTATGTACCCAAATAGCTTCTCTTTGCCAAGCCGCTGTCCGAGCGCCACAAAGCCAGGGTTGCATGAGTTCTCAACAACTTCGAGAAACGTCTGGCTACCGTGACCACCTTTTTTCCAGCAACGCAAGCGTGCGCCGCCGACTTCTACTCGCCCAGGATCAAAGAAATGTTCATGGTGCAAATTGACTTTTCCTTCTTCTAATGCCGCAGCCAGCGTAATAATTTTGAAGGTGGAACCAGGCTCGTACGTCATCCAAATCGGCAAATTGCGGTTATATATTTCTGATGCGACATTTTTATAATTTCCCGGGTCATAATTCGGACGACTTGCCATCGCCAAAATTTCACCTGAATTCGGATCCATCGCAATGGATACGATTTGTTTAGGTCTAAGTTCTGTCATGGCGCGATCAAGTTCCCGCTCCATAATTGTCTGCAACTGTTTGTCAATCGTCAATTGCAAATTTAATCCATCTCGTGGCTGGACAAACTTTTCTGTCGAATTCGGCATTTGTCTGCCACGCGCATCAGCTAAATAAGATACGCTTCCTCGCAGCCCACTCAAGGCCGAATCATACTTCTGCTCAATTCCAGTAAGTCCTTGATTTTCGATACCAGTGAAGCCTAAAATATGGGCAGCTAAATCGCCAAATGGGTAATATCTTTTATTATCCTCTGCCACAACGATACCAGGCAAGTGGAGCTGTCGTACTTTTTGGGCCGTTTCGAGCGATATTTTGCGTCCTCCGGGCTTTAGGTACACGCTAGACTTCCTTACGGTAATCATTCTCTGTACATCTTCTGTTTTCATGCCAAGAAGCGGTGCCAACTGACTCGCAGTTGATGCCGCATCTTTGATTTGGGCAGGGACCGCCACTATAGTAGGCGAGCTGATATTGTAAGCTAGTCGTTCACCATTACGGTCCCATACTTCTCCTCGCTTCGCCGTAACCGGAATGTTGCGACGCCATGATTCTTCCGCTTTTGCACTTAACTGACTGCCCTCCCACAACTGAACGTAAGCTAACCGTGTGATAAGCGCCATGAAGCCAAGCGATACTAATATGCTGCCGATCATAATCCGTCTGCGAAGCGTTACGCCGGAAACTTTCACATCTATCCCTCCCTAGTCCGACATCGGTTCATAACAAACCTATTCGGGACAAACTAGGGATAGAACAAGCTAGTTAGCCTTTGGCGCTAATTTAACTTGTACAATACGTTTACCTTTTTCGGTTATCGTCTTCTGTTCCGTGACGTAACCTTCTCCCTCAGCACGAACTTCCCATTTGAGAAGCGAGGCAATTTCCATCACATCACGCAGCGATTTGCCTACCAGCGACGGTAAACTCATTTTACTAGGGTCATCCGTTAACAAGTACATGCGCTGCCCTGGTGCTAACCAATCTCCTGGTGCTGGATACTGCTGCTTCACCTTCGCCGTCGAACCGATCGTTTCAAAGGCAATCCCATTCTCCGCCAAGCGCTGCTTCGCATCCTTCAAACCTACACCCTGAACATTCGGCGCTTTTTTTGAACCTTTTACAGCTGGAGCATCTTTGCCATTTTCATTTTTAGCTACCTTGCCGTCATTCGACATCGGTACGCCCATATAGCTAAGCGACTGGCTGACGATTTTTTTAAACACGCCCGATGTAATACTACTAGAAGCAAGATACTGTTCAGGCTCATCGACAACAACGATAACCGCAATGCGCGGGTCCTCTACAGGCGCGTAGCCAATAAAGGAAGCGACAACGTGCTTGGAGCTATACTCTCCATTTACAACTTTAATAGCTGTACCTGTCTTCCCTGCAACACGGTATCCATCGATATAAGCATGCTTACCTGTACCTATTTCTTGGTCAGAAACAACTTGCTCCAAGTACTGACTGACCTGCTTCGCTGTACCTTGCGAAATGACTTCACGAACGACTTCCGGCTTAGGCTCAAACACTTCGCCTGTCATCGGATCGACCGTTTTTTTAATTAAATTCGGCTTCATCAGCTTGCCGCCGTTTGCCACAGCAGACACCGCCATAATTTGCTGGATCGGAGTCACCAATACTTTACCATGACCGTACGTTGCAGCTGCCAAATCGGCAGGATACTCAAACTTGATGTTGCTACTTTTTTCACTTGGCAAAGTAATACCTGTTAAATCGTTAAACCCGAAATCTCGAATATATTTCGTGAACTTTTCTTCCTTCAGCTGTTCAAAGCCCAGCTTAACGAAGGCAACGTTACTCGACCGTTTTAACCCTGTCAAGTAGCTAATGCGCCCCCATCCTCTGCCACTGTTATGGTCACCAATTGGGCGACCGCCGGCATAAATCTTACCTGACATAAACGTAGCGTCCGGATCGAAAATGCCTTCTTGCACGGCCGCAGCCAACGTAATAATTTTAAACGTTGAACCTGGCTCGTAAAGGGCTTGGATGGCTGGGTTACGCGTAGCCCCTTCTTCCATTTCCCAATATTTATTTGGGTTGAAGTTCGGCATATTTTCCATTCCCAAAATATTACCCGTCTTCGGATCGGCTGCAATAACCGTCATACTGCGTGGGCCTTGCTCTAAGTATACTTCGCGCATCGCCTCATCAATGTACTGCTGAATCGTATGGTCAATCGTTAAGTATACGTTTTTCCCATCACGAGCAGGTGTATAAATTTCAGACGCAGTCGGCAATTTATTACCGCGTAGATCCTTCTCATATTGAAGTTTACCAGGAGTCCCTTGCAATAAATGATTGAGCGAAGTCTCAACTCCCATAACGGGTTTATCCTCTTTATTAATATAGCCGAGTACATGAGTAGCTAAGTTATTTTTCGCATAAAATCGCTTCGATTCATCCATCAAATGCAAACCGACGTCATACGCATCCGTCTTCGTCTTTAACTCTTTCGTAAACGCGCGAATTTCCTTCGCTTTATCTTCTTCGATCTTGAAGCCTTCTTTACGCACTTCTCGATGTATCCGATATACCCCTTTATCCTTACTCCGGACGATATCATACAATTCGTGTTCAGGCTTCCCTAACGCTTTATGCAAAAACTCGACGATTTCCCGTTCGACGTCAATTCCTTCTTTAATGAGGCTTGCATTTTGTTTCAGTTCCTGAATGGTTCGCGGGCTAACAGCGACAATGTAAGCAGGGGCGTCCATCGCCAGCACCTCTCCATGCTGGTCATAAATGGTGCCCCTTTCTGCTGGCAAATTCTGAACTGTCGACCAAGAACTTTTAGCCCGCTTCATCCATTCCTCTTGATTCACAACCTGATACCAAATCAATCGACTTATGATGACAATAAAAAGGAGGGTGAATAAGCCCCCGATTGCCAACGTACGCAGCTTAATTCGTTTGACCATCTTCATCCCTCGTTTAATTGTTTCCTACTTTTTCCTTGTATACGTTTATTTGCTCTGGCGTGGTCGGTCTTGTTAGGCCGTTCTCACTTGCCACACTTCCGATGCGATCCCAATCAGATAGCCTTTCTTTCTCTACATGTAGCACGGATGCTTGTTTTTTCAAATCCTCTGTATCACGCTTCATTGCTTCTATGTTTCGGTTTAATTCATAGATTTCAGCATAACGTCCAATCAAAAACATCGCTACTGCAGAACAAACTACCACTGTAAACAGGTAGAGCATCTTTTCCCTCATCGGAAGTGCTGCTTTACGCGTCAGCTTCTTTGTTGTTTCACGGAACTGAGTTTGCTGTCGCCGACGCTTCTCGGGTTTCTTCACTGCTAGGTTCCCCCGATTATAGGCCATGTTCTGCGCCTCCTTCAATGCGGTTACCCGCTAGTTCGTTCTTTACAGCTTCTCCGCAACACGCAGCTTGGACGAGCGCGCACGCAAATTGTGCTCCAGCTCTGCCTCGCTTGGTACAATCGGTTTGCGATTGATTAATTTGACGACCCCTACAGTACCACAGGCACACATCGGCAAATTAGGCGGGCACTGGCAGCGTGCTACATAGCTGCTAAAAATTCGCTTGCAAATACGGTCTTCCAACGAGTGAAACGTGATGACCGAGACGCGTCCGCCTGGCTTTAAGCAGCGAATCGCTTCATGCAGAGCCTCTTCAACCGCTCCCAGCTCATCGTTGACAGCAATGCGGAGCGCTTGAAAGCTGCGCTTGGCAGGGTGTCCACCTGTGCGGCGCGCTGCCGCTGGAATGCCTGCCTTAACAAGCTCGGCCAATTCACCTGTCGTGCGAACAGGCTGCTTAGCCCGCGCTTCGATGATGCCTTTGGCAATTCGGCGGGAAAATTTCTCTTCCCCGTATTCGAACAAAATACGGGCAATTTCCGCTTCTGACCATTCGTTAACAATGTCATAAGCCGTTAACGCCCCTTGCTGATCCATGCGCATATCAAGCGGTGCATCATGGTTATAGCTGAACCCACGCTCAGCCTCATCCAATTGCGGTGAGGATACACCTAAATCAAATAAAATACCGTCAACTTGCGGAAAGCCGTCCTGTTGCGGCACACCTGCTTGTAGCAGCGCCTCTTTTAAATGACGAAAATTGGTCTTTATTAAGGTTACACGCTGCATATACGGAGCTAGCCGTTGTTGCGCGTTGTCGAGCGCCCAATCATCTTGATCGAGTCCAATTAGTCTTCCTGCATCCGACAACTTCGACGCAATAAGTTCGCTATGACCCGCGCCCCCCAGTGTGCAGTCGACGTAAATGCCTTCTGGTTGAACGTTTAAGCTATCGACCGACTCTTCTTTTAGCACGGTTACGTGATGAAACAACGTCAATTCCCTCCTATACCTATTCGTTTCCATCTGTGATGCGTATATATGGCGCGCGTCTTCTCTCGCGACCAGTGAGATGTTTAGAAGTCAAAGTCAACCAACGTTTCCGCAATCTCGTTAAACGCTGATTCTGATTGCAGTACATATTGTTCCCATGCGTCCTTACTCCAAATCTCAACTCGGTTCTGAACTCCGATAACCATACATTCCTTATCCAGCTTAGCATACTGCCGCAGATGTTGAGGAATGTTAATTCGTCCCTGTTTGTCCCACTCACATTCAGAAGCACCTGAAAAGAAAAAGCGCGTAAACGCTCGCGCGTCTGCCTTCATTAAGGGCAGAGCCTTTAATTTCTGCTCCAAAAGTCCCCATTCATCCATCGGGTATACAAACAAACATTGATCCAGACCACGCGTCAGTACAAAAATGGAGCCTAGTGAATCACGAAATTTAACAGGAACAATGAGGCGGCCCTTGTCATCGATGCTATGTTGAAACTCGCCCATGAACATCCTGCCACCACTCCCCTTAGTCATTCACCACTTCACTCCACTTTCCACCACCAACGCAATATAATTTCGCCAAAAAAACAAAAAATCCTGCTACTGTGGCAGGATTTTTACAAAACCGTCTAGTTTTTTTCCAGTTTTTATTTGTCTTTGTTCACATTTTTGGCATCTTTTACACTACTCTGGGTAGAATCAATGACTTTTTCACTAGTTGAATCCATATTTGGATGTTCATCTTTTGGGTCATTTTCTTTGACTTCGCCTGCCTTTATTTTAGCTCCCACTTCTTGAATCTTCGCATTCAAGACATCCAAGGACTTTTGTCGCTCTGGATTGGCTGCCTTCCCACCACCATACTGCTTTCCACCTCTTACTTGCCTCCCCTTTTTGATCACGTACCATATAGGCATCCAAATAATAGCCCCCACAATCGCAAATGGTAGCAGAGCTACAATAAGGAGTATCGTATATCTCAAGACAGCAGTAAGTGCGCTCCAGCTTGCTTTTAATGTATCTCCTATCTGTGTCCCAAATGCATCTTGAATCACATCTTTAGGAACTTGTTTAATGATTTGATACAGGCGGATATGAATGGTGGACATCGCCACGTTGTTATCTAAATAACGCATCCGGCCTGTTAACTGTTCAATTTCCAACTGGACTTTTCCAAGTTCATCCGAAAATTTAATGAGATCTTGTGACGTTTTGGCATTTTCCATGTATGACAATAAACGTTCTTCAACCACTTTGCGTGCTTTAAGGCGCGCCGTTAGATCCACGTATTCTTCAGTGACATCATTCGCTGCATACTTGCGATCAAAATTAACATACTCCCATGACCCTAACTTATCTAAAAAAGAATGAAAGCCTTGGGCGGGCACCTTAATCTCGTAGCTTCCACCATGCTCAAAGTCCGAACGCTCATCCTCGAATTTCAAAACATATCCACCAGATAATTCGATCAAACGATTCATTTGTTGTTTCGTTGCCTCATAATCTTTAACTTCCATCGAAAGGTTCGCTTCATAAATTAATTTCCGTTCCGGCTTGGCGACAGGCGATACGCTACTTTTGTTCATACCAGGTTGTCCTTTGGCCTCTACATCAGCTTTGGCAGCTGATTCTTGTACGGTTGCGGTTATCCCCTCCGTTTTTTGTGCATTGCTTGAACTGCCCTGAGATGAGCTGCACGCTCCAATGATGAAGAGTGCCGCCAGCCATAGCATAGATGTCCAGATGTTGCGCCGCCCTTTGCGGCTTACAAGTAACGACGACGATGACGTGGCCGTTCTCACTTCTTTTTTCATATTGACCCCTTCTTTCTATTACATTCTTATGAGCCATGAGTTCTAGTCATGAGTTCTAATCATCATGCAAATCTGAGCTGTACTTCATATAACGGTCAAACGAACCCATTTGTTGCTAAAAAATAAGATCGTTACAACATTGTGATTAATTTCAAATAGAAACGTAGGCGCAAAAAAAAGGCGCTCACGACCATAGTCGTAAACGCCTCTATTCAATATCGATTGCATAGGATTAGATCAGTCCACACCGTGCTTATGGGCTTAGATGCTCTGGTAGCTCTTTAGCTTGTTAGCTTGTTAAGAACTTCGAGCTTAGTGCTCCTGCCAGCTATCTAAGTAGGCACTTTGCTCCGCACTTAACTTGTCAATCGTGATCCCAAGCGACTCAAGCTTATAACGAGCAACTTGCTCATCCAGCTCATAAGGCACGTTCACAACCTTATTGCCGATCTGCTCATGTTGGTCATTTACATACTTCAAGGACATCGCTTGCAAGGCAAACGTCATATCCATAATTTCCGCAGGATGACCATCACCAGCCGCCAAATTAACGAGACGACCTTCAGCAAGTAAATAGATGCTGCGTCCATCTTGGAGGCTGTACTCCTCAATGTTGTGGCGTACTCTACGAACGCTAGTCGCGCGCTCTGCAAGCTCCAGCTTGTTTACCTCAACGTCAAAGTGACCCGCGTTGGACAAGATTGCCCCGTCCTTCATCACATCATAATGCTCGCCGCGTATAACGTCGCGATTCCCCGTTACTGTAACGAAGATGTCGCCGACACGCGCAGCTTCCGACATCGGAAGCACAGCAAAGCCATCCATGTAAGCTTCAACGCCTTTAACCGCGTCGATTTCGGTGACGACAACGTTCGCCCCGAGTCCTTTTGCACGAAGTGCAACGCCTTTGCCACACCAGCCGTAACCGACTACGACAACTGTTTTTCCAGCGACAACCAAGTTCGTCGTCCGGTTAATACCGTCCCAGACGGACTGTCCTGTTCCATAACGGTTATCAAACAAATATTTGCACTGTGCGTCGTTAACGGCAACCATCGGGAATGTAAGCGTGCCGTCCTTTTCCATCGCCTTCAGGCGCAAAATGCCTGTTGTCGTCTCTTCTGCACCACCGCGAACGTTAACCCGCAAATCGGGGCGCTCGGTATGAAGAATGGAAATCAAATCGCCGCCATCATCAATAATGAGATCAGGCTTATTCTCCAACGCACGAATGAGCAATTGCTTATACTCTTCAGGTTCTGGGTTATATTTTGCGAACACGGTAACGCCATCTTCCACCAATGCCGCACATACGTCATCTTGCGTAGATAACGGGTTGCTGCCTGTGATCGTAACTTCTGCACCACCGGCTTGCACAACTTTCGCCAAATAAGCTGTCTTTGCTTCCAAGTGTAGTGAAATCGTAACTTTCAACCCTTTAAATGGCTGCTCGCGCTCAAATTGCTCGCGAATCCGATTCAATACAGGCATATGCGCCTGAACCCAATCAATTTTCAAGTGACCTTCTGGGGCTAAAGATATGTCGTGAATAATGCTGTCTTGCGCTGCTTTTGTTGACTGACTCATTTACTGAACCATCCTTCCCACATTGCAAAAGATTATATGGACATCTCGCTTCGCCGTATCGTGTCATTTGTGCTCATTCATGGTGTATGATCATGCTGCTATGAT harbors:
- a CDS encoding UDP-N-acetylmuramoyl-tripeptide--D-alanyl-D-alanine ligase, which produces MIQNTLDQIARMCGGKLKDAQHGARIVRGVNTNSRMSMPGSLFVPIVGERFDGHAYVEQALQDGAMAAFWQADHENAPEDAPLIVVKNTLKALQKLAAAYRQEHPLKVVAVTGSSGKTTTKDLISSVLAQQYEVHKTDGNFNNHLGLPLTILAMPETTEVLVVELGMSGRGEIALLSQLAEPDVAVVTNIGDAHLLQLGSREEIARAKLEITCALPYAGVLICDGDEPLIDQVLAEAETVRPEEMDIVRYGHGDNCSLRPQQVTYHEDGMSFTLANAASDRTYRLPILGEHNVLNALAAIAVGRRFGIKEERIAQGLEQARISGMRFERFQTTGGWTILNDAYNANPHAMKAALHVLANIACVGKRIAVLGDMLELGPTEAELHEEVGTSITPDKVDLLLTYGRLGRDIARGARQHYPENNVYSFDDKEELKARLLSEVSAGDVVLIKASRGMKIEEIVNEWISVEH
- a CDS encoding UDP-N-acetylmuramoyl-L-alanyl-D-glutamate--2,6-diaminopimelate ligase, coding for MQLSELASRLISAKLQGEGQTEIRGLVVDSRKVTAGALFVCISGNALDGHQYAEQAIAQGAAALVVERLLPVQAPQIIVKDARHALAVLADAFYESPSQELSLIGVTGTNGKTTTTYLIEKILNDANKRAGVIGTIETRYNGQSFPMSGTTPNALELQHSLRNMVNEGVQAVAMEVSSHALVQGRVKGCRFRAAVFTNLTQDHLDYHGSMESYREAKGLFFSRLGNTFAANEAERSYAVLNADDAAAAPFDEMTAAETITYGLSEQADIYADNIRITAKGTSFTVHTFKGSTSIQLRMVGKFNVYNALAAIAVGLIEGVELEQIRNSLEEVPGVDGRVEPVEAGQPFSVIVDYAHTPDGLENVLSTVKEFAEGRVLCVFGCGGDRDRTKRPLMGKISARYADYSFVTSDNPRTEEPNGILLDIEAGLQELGIDQNRYELIVDRRAAITKAIEMASPKDVVLIAGKGHETYQLIGKETFDFDDRIVAKEAIRGLL
- a CDS encoding stage V sporulation protein D — protein: MKVSGVTLRRRIMIGSILVSLGFMALITRLAYVQLWEGSQLSAKAEESWRRNIPVTAKRGEVWDRNGERLAYNISSPTIVAVPAQIKDAASTASQLAPLLGMKTEDVQRMITVRKSSVYLKPGGRKISLETAQKVRQLHLPGIVVAEDNKRYYPFGDLAAHILGFTGIENQGLTGIEQKYDSALSGLRGSVSYLADARGRQMPNSTEKFVQPRDGLNLQLTIDKQLQTIMERELDRAMTELRPKQIVSIAMDPNSGEILAMASRPNYDPGNYKNVASEIYNRNLPIWMTYEPGSTFKIITLAAALEEGKVNLHHEHFFDPGRVEVGGARLRCWKKGGHGSQTFLEVVENSCNPGFVALGQRLGKEKLFGYIRDFGFGKKTGIDLSGEASGILFKLNRVGPVELATTAFGQGVSVTPIQQITAVSAAINGGKLFKPHVAKSFVQPETGLVVDDVQPELIRQVISPETSRKVREALEHVVAQGTGKNAFIDGYRVGGKTGTAQKVINGRYSTDEHIVSFIGFAPADDPKLVIYTAVDDPQGIQFGGLVAAPIVKRIMEDSLHYMGVEPRQKQVARKYKYGETPVVVVPNLVGKSLSDIYEDMNTNFQLSTSGTGKVIIHQAPKPGTRLERGSTIRIYLGEETEE
- a CDS encoding penicillin-binding transpeptidase domain-containing protein; protein product: MVKRIKLRTLAIGGLFTLLFIVIISRLIWYQVVNQEEWMKRAKSSWSTVQNLPAERGTIYDQHGEVLAMDAPAYIVAVSPRTIQELKQNASLIKEGIDVEREIVEFLHKALGKPEHELYDIVRSKDKGVYRIHREVRKEGFKIEEDKAKEIRAFTKELKTKTDAYDVGLHLMDESKRFYAKNNLATHVLGYINKEDKPVMGVETSLNHLLQGTPGKLQYEKDLRGNKLPTASEIYTPARDGKNVYLTIDHTIQQYIDEAMREVYLEQGPRSMTVIAADPKTGNILGMENMPNFNPNKYWEMEEGATRNPAIQALYEPGSTFKIITLAAAVQEGIFDPDATFMSGKIYAGGRPIGDHNSGRGWGRISYLTGLKRSSNVAFVKLGFEQLKEEKFTKYIRDFGFNDLTGITLPSEKSSNIKFEYPADLAAATYGHGKVLVTPIQQIMAVSAVANGGKLMKPNLIKKTVDPMTGEVFEPKPEVVREVISQGTAKQVSQYLEQVVSDQEIGTGKHAYIDGYRVAGKTGTAIKVVNGEYSSKHVVASFIGYAPVEDPRIAVIVVVDEPEQYLASSSITSGVFKKIVSQSLSYMGVPMSNDGKVAKNENGKDAPAVKGSKKAPNVQGVGLKDAKQRLAENGIAFETIGSTAKVKQQYPAPGDWLAPGQRMYLLTDDPSKMSLPSLVGKSLRDVMEIASLLKWEVRAEGEGYVTEQKTITEKGKRIVQVKLAPKAN
- the ftsL2 gene encoding cell division protein FtsL, which produces MAYNRGNLAVKKPEKRRRQQTQFRETTKKLTRKAALPMREKMLYLFTVVVCSAVAMFLIGRYAEIYELNRNIEAMKRDTEDLKKQASVLHVEKERLSDWDRIGSVASENGLTRPTTPEQINVYKEKVGNN
- the rsmH gene encoding 16S rRNA (cytosine(1402)-N(4))-methyltransferase RsmH, whose product is MFHHVTVLKEESVDSLNVQPEGIYVDCTLGGAGHSELIASKLSDAGRLIGLDQDDWALDNAQQRLAPYMQRVTLIKTNFRHLKEALLQAGVPQQDGFPQVDGILFDLGVSSPQLDEAERGFSYNHDAPLDMRMDQQGALTAYDIVNEWSEAEIARILFEYGEEKFSRRIAKGIIEARAKQPVRTTGELAELVKAGIPAAARRTGGHPAKRSFQALRIAVNDELGAVEEALHEAIRCLKPGGRVSVITFHSLEDRICKRIFSSYVARCQCPPNLPMCACGTVGVVKLINRKPIVPSEAELEHNLRARSSKLRVAEKL
- the mraZ gene encoding division/cell wall cluster transcriptional repressor MraZ, yielding MFMGEFQHSIDDKGRLIVPVKFRDSLGSIFVLTRGLDQCLFVYPMDEWGLLEQKLKALPLMKADARAFTRFFFSGASECEWDKQGRINIPQHLRQYAKLDKECMVIGVQNRVEIWSKDAWEQYVLQSESAFNEIAETLVDFDF